One genomic window of Clostridia bacterium includes the following:
- a CDS encoding histone deacetylase translates to MPKVGLVYHPDFLLHETGSWPERKERLISIMEFLKQRGYIERMRKLEFQPAPEEKVLSIHEKAYVDRVTQFCAQGGGIWDQNITVLSPESVRVAYLAAGAALRALEAVMAGEVDYSLALVRPPGHHAEKNDAMGFCVFNNVAIAAKEALNSYGLNKVLILDWDVHHGNGTQHAFEDDARVLYFSIHQAPLFPGTGEANEVGLGDGKGYNFNVPLPPGAGDGVYLEIFERFLRPVLLQYYPQLILISAGQDCHFGDPLAGMRVTCAGFQEMTRQVKVLAQMIGARGPVVVLEGGYSLELLPYATGAIVNELGEFGDQVVEPVAPPPAAKDAPIQEALDKVAEIQKIYWPVG, encoded by the coding sequence TTGCCAAAGGTAGGCTTGGTCTATCACCCTGATTTTCTCCTGCACGAGACCGGCTCTTGGCCGGAGCGCAAAGAAAGGCTCATTAGCATCATGGAGTTCTTAAAGCAGCGGGGATATATTGAGCGCATGCGGAAGCTTGAGTTTCAACCGGCCCCCGAGGAAAAGGTCTTGAGCATTCATGAAAAAGCGTACGTAGACCGGGTCACCCAGTTCTGCGCCCAAGGAGGCGGCATTTGGGACCAGAACATTACCGTGCTTAGCCCAGAATCGGTTCGGGTGGCCTATCTTGCCGCCGGGGCAGCCTTGCGGGCTTTGGAGGCGGTCATGGCCGGGGAAGTGGATTATTCGCTGGCCTTGGTACGTCCTCCCGGCCACCATGCCGAGAAAAATGATGCCATGGGTTTTTGCGTCTTCAATAACGTAGCCATCGCCGCCAAAGAGGCCTTAAACAGCTACGGCCTCAACAAGGTATTGATTTTGGACTGGGACGTCCACCACGGCAACGGCACCCAGCATGCCTTTGAAGATGATGCCCGAGTGCTCTATTTCTCCATTCATCAGGCACCCCTCTTTCCGGGCACCGGTGAGGCGAATGAGGTAGGCCTAGGCGACGGCAAGGGGTATAATTTCAATGTGCCGCTGCCGCCGGGAGCAGGGGACGGGGTTTATCTGGAAATCTTCGAGCGCTTCCTCCGGCCGGTCTTACTCCAATACTACCCGCAGCTTATCCTGATTTCCGCCGGACAGGATTGTCACTTCGGCGACCCCTTGGCAGGAATGCGGGTGACTTGTGCTGGTTTCCAGGAAATGACCCGACAGGTAAAAGTGCTAGCCCAGATGATAGGGGCCCGGGGGCCAGTGGTAGTTTTGGAGGGAGGTTACAGCTTAGAGCTTCTTCCCTACGCCACCGGAGCCATCGTCAATGAGCTGGGTGAGTTTGGGGACCAAGTGGTAGAGCCGGTAGCGCCGCCTCCTGCCGCTAAAGATGCCCCCATCCAGGAAGCCCTGGACAAGGTGGCAGAGATCCAAAAGATATATTGGCCAGTAGGTTAA
- the larC gene encoding nickel pincer cofactor biosynthesis protein LarC, which produces MKVIYFDCFSGISGDMVLGALADLGLDLETWKQALSSLKLSGYRLHHRRLQEGGISAIRVEVEVETEPPSRHLSHIKQLIAEGGLPAPVEEKAIAVFERLARAEAQVHGSTPEEVHFHEVGAIDAIIDVVGSVLGLHLLGAEAIYSSPLPLARGWVNSHHGPLPLPAPATAALLAGIPVYGVEEEGELVTPTGAALITTLASRFGPLPAGQALKVGYGAGTAKRRRPNLLRAFLMEVNQAAGPSSSPQPPWSYEADVVQVIEANLDDLTPEIGGYLVDRLMQAGALDVSFVPIQMKKNRPGFKLSVICPLEKSLAVIELIFVETTTLGVRHRLESRLKLPRAFIKVDTPWGPVRVKCAPAVFTQKQAEGGPFAPSVMAPEYEDCRAIAEKNGQPLRKVLEMAQRLAEEKFASLATSL; this is translated from the coding sequence TTGAAAGTCATCTACTTTGACTGCTTTTCCGGGATAAGCGGGGATATGGTGCTGGGAGCCCTGGCCGACTTGGGGCTGGATTTGGAGACTTGGAAGCAGGCGCTTTCGAGCCTAAAACTCTCTGGGTACCGGTTGCACCACCGCCGGCTACAAGAAGGAGGCATCAGCGCCATCAGGGTCGAGGTGGAGGTAGAGACCGAACCGCCCAGCCGCCACCTCTCTCATATCAAACAGCTCATTGCTGAGGGAGGTTTGCCCGCCCCAGTAGAAGAAAAAGCCATAGCCGTCTTCGAGCGCTTGGCCAGGGCCGAGGCCCAAGTCCACGGCTCCACCCCTGAGGAAGTGCACTTTCACGAGGTAGGGGCCATAGATGCTATCATCGATGTGGTGGGCTCGGTGCTAGGCCTGCATCTCTTGGGCGCCGAGGCAATTTACTCCTCGCCCCTGCCCCTGGCTCGCGGCTGGGTTAACTCCCATCATGGCCCTTTACCCCTTCCGGCGCCAGCTACCGCCGCCCTGCTGGCGGGAATACCGGTATACGGGGTGGAGGAGGAAGGGGAATTGGTTACCCCCACCGGAGCCGCCCTCATCACCACCCTGGCCTCCCGCTTTGGCCCCCTTCCGGCCGGTCAGGCCCTGAAGGTAGGCTACGGAGCCGGCACCGCCAAAAGGCGTCGGCCTAATTTGCTGCGGGCCTTTTTGATGGAGGTCAACCAGGCGGCTGGCCCAAGCTCATCGCCTCAGCCGCCCTGGTCTTACGAGGCTGATGTAGTCCAGGTAATTGAAGCTAATCTCGATGATTTAACTCCGGAAATTGGCGGCTACCTGGTGGATCGGCTGATGCAGGCTGGAGCCCTAGATGTCTCCTTCGTTCCCATCCAGATGAAAAAGAACCGGCCCGGATTCAAGCTTTCGGTCATCTGCCCTCTGGAGAAAAGCTTGGCGGTAATAGAACTTATCTTTGTCGAGACCACTACCTTAGGGGTGCGCCACCGCCTAGAATCCCGCTTGAAACTGCCGCGGGCCTTTATTAAGGTGGATACCCCTTGGGGGCCGGTACGGGTGAAATGCGCTCCAGCGGTCTTCACCCAGAAGCAGGCCGAAGGCGGCCCCTTTGCCCCATCGGTAATGGCGCCCGAGTACGAGGATTGCCGCGCCATCGCCGAAAAAAACGGGCAACCGCTAAGAAAGGTGTTGGAGATGGCTCAGCGCCTAGCCGAAGAAAAGTTTGCCTCCCTTGCCACCTCCTTGTAG